A DNA window from Pseudomonas resinovorans NBRC 106553 contains the following coding sequences:
- a CDS encoding ISL3 family transposase: protein MNPIDLAQFWPGYEVVACRQATHDTLLIELEPQAGSLPKCGRCHQDCPLIHERRIRQVRDRDLLDQRVLLQLPVRRVDCLDCGRVTERIDWLEPASRLTQRLRVWLEGLLQLLPISHVSRLTGLHWHTLKTLDKRRLDASVGAFEPGEVRRLVMDEFALHKGHRYATVIMDAERTRVLWVGHGNSREAIRPFFELLGEHCRQIEAVAMDMNTAFDLEVKRHCPQAEVVYDLFHVVARYGRDVIDRIRVDQANLLRQDKPARKVVKQSRWLLLRNRENLKGGQAVQLQELLAANQPLATAYVLKDALKEIWYAPSVQDGWRRWRTWLRHARDSGLAPLQRFARNLKRYARGILASARFPLHTSQLEGVNNRIKVIKRMAYGFRDSAYFFLKIKAAFPGKAR, encoded by the coding sequence GTGAATCCTATTGATCTTGCCCAGTTCTGGCCAGGCTACGAGGTCGTCGCCTGTCGCCAAGCCACTCACGACACCCTGCTGATTGAGCTCGAACCTCAAGCCGGCTCCCTCCCCAAATGTGGCCGCTGTCACCAAGACTGCCCGCTGATCCACGAGCGGCGAATCCGCCAGGTGCGTGACCGTGACCTGCTGGATCAGCGCGTGCTGCTCCAACTGCCGGTGCGTCGCGTCGATTGCCTGGATTGTGGGCGGGTGACCGAGCGGATCGACTGGCTGGAGCCGGCGTCACGCCTGACTCAGCGTTTGCGCGTCTGGCTCGAGGGTTTGCTGCAATTGCTGCCGATCAGTCACGTCAGCCGCCTCACTGGCCTGCATTGGCACACGCTCAAGACGCTCGACAAGCGCCGCCTGGACGCCTCGGTTGGCGCGTTTGAGCCAGGCGAGGTGCGTCGGCTGGTGATGGACGAGTTTGCCCTGCACAAGGGGCATCGTTACGCCACGGTGATCATGGATGCCGAGCGCACGCGGGTGCTGTGGGTCGGGCATGGCAACAGCCGTGAGGCGATCCGTCCGTTCTTCGAATTGCTCGGCGAGCACTGCCGGCAGATCGAGGCGGTGGCCATGGACATGAACACCGCCTTCGACCTCGAGGTGAAACGGCATTGCCCGCAGGCCGAGGTGGTGTACGACCTGTTCCACGTGGTGGCGCGCTACGGCCGGGACGTGATCGACCGGATCCGGGTCGACCAGGCCAACCTCCTGCGCCAGGACAAACCGGCGCGCAAGGTGGTCAAGCAAAGCCGCTGGCTGTTGCTGCGCAATCGCGAAAACCTCAAGGGCGGACAGGCCGTGCAGTTGCAGGAATTGCTCGCGGCCAACCAGCCACTGGCCACGGCCTACGTGCTCAAGGACGCATTAAAGGAAATCTGGTACGCCCCCAGTGTGCAGGACGGCTGGCGGCGCTGGCGAACCTGGCTGCGGCACGCCCGGGACAGCGGCTTGGCGCCGCTCCAACGCTTTGCCAGGAACCTCAAGCGTTACGCGCGCGGCATCCTCGCCAGCGCCCGTTTCCCCTTGCACACCAGCCAGCTGGAAGGGGTGAACAACCGCATCAAAGTGATCAAGCGCATGGCCTATGGCTTCCGCGACTCGGCCTACTTCTTCCTGAAAATCAAGGCCGCCTTCCCCGGGAAAGCGCGATGA
- a CDS encoding NADP-dependent isocitrate dehydrogenase: MSNRPKITYTFTDEAPALATYSLLPIVKAFAASAGIDVETRDISLAGRILASFADKLAADKRIEDDLAYLAVLATSPDANIVKLPNISASVPQLKGAIAELQAQGYSVPDFPEDPQTDEEKDTRARYAKILGSAVNPVLREGNSDRRAPAAVKAYARKNPHSMGKWSMASRSHADYMRGGDFFSSEQSITMAKAGDVRIEFVGKDGKVDVKKTLKLEDGEVLDSMFMSCNKLRAFFEKTLQDCKETGVMWSLHVKATMMKVSHPIVFGHAVSVYYKDVFDKYGELFKELGVNPNNGISSVYDKIKVLPASQQEEILHDIHEVYSHRPEMAMVDSVKGITNLHIPSDVIVDASMPAMIRNSGQMWGKDGKQKDTKAVMPESTYARIYQEMINFCKTNGAFDPTTMGTVPNVGLMAQKAEEYGSHDKTFEMTADGTMRVVAADGTVLMQHEVEAGDIWRACQTKDAPIRDWVKLAVTRARLSDTPAIFWLDPERAHDRELRKKVELYLKDHDLSGLDISIAGYNEAIRTSMERQLRGQDTISVTGNVLRDYLTDLFPIMELGTSAKMLSIVPLMAGGGMYETGAGGSAPKHVQQLVEENYLRWDSLGEFLALAVSLEETGIKTGNAKAKLLGKTLDAATGKLLDNNKSPSRKVGEIDNRGSHFYLSLYWAQALAAQDEDAELKAYFAPLAKTLTEQEATIVAELNGAQGKAVDIGGYYRSNPELTSQVMRPSATFNAAIDGRA, encoded by the coding sequence ATGTCCAACCGTCCGAAGATCACCTATACCTTCACCGACGAAGCCCCTGCGCTCGCCACCTACTCCCTCCTCCCCATCGTCAAGGCCTTCGCCGCTTCGGCAGGCATAGACGTTGAAACCCGCGACATCTCTCTCGCGGGACGCATCCTGGCCTCTTTCGCCGATAAGCTTGCCGCAGACAAGCGCATCGAAGACGACCTGGCCTACCTGGCAGTCCTGGCCACCTCGCCCGACGCCAACATTGTCAAACTGCCGAACATCAGCGCCTCCGTGCCGCAGCTCAAGGGCGCCATCGCCGAGCTGCAGGCCCAGGGCTACAGCGTCCCGGACTTCCCGGAAGACCCGCAGACCGACGAAGAGAAAGACACCCGCGCCCGCTACGCCAAGATCCTCGGCAGCGCCGTGAACCCGGTCCTGCGCGAAGGCAACTCCGACCGCCGCGCCCCCGCCGCCGTCAAGGCCTACGCCCGCAAGAACCCGCACTCCATGGGCAAGTGGAGCATGGCCTCCCGCTCCCACGCCGACTACATGCGCGGCGGCGACTTCTTCTCCAGCGAGCAGTCCATCACCATGGCCAAGGCCGGTGACGTACGCATCGAATTCGTCGGCAAGGACGGCAAGGTCGACGTCAAGAAGACCCTGAAGCTGGAGGACGGCGAAGTCCTCGACAGCATGTTCATGAGCTGCAACAAGCTGCGCGCCTTCTTCGAGAAGACCCTGCAGGACTGCAAGGAAACCGGCGTCATGTGGTCCCTGCACGTCAAGGCGACCATGATGAAGGTCTCCCACCCGATCGTCTTCGGCCACGCGGTCAGCGTCTACTACAAGGACGTGTTCGACAAATACGGCGAGCTGTTCAAGGAACTGGGCGTCAACCCGAACAACGGCATCAGCAGCGTCTACGACAAGATCAAGGTGCTGCCGGCTTCCCAGCAGGAAGAGATCCTCCACGACATCCACGAGGTGTACAGCCACCGCCCGGAAATGGCGATGGTCGACTCCGTGAAGGGCATCACCAACCTGCACATCCCGAGCGACGTGATCGTCGACGCCTCCATGCCGGCGATGATCCGCAACTCCGGCCAGATGTGGGGCAAGGATGGCAAGCAGAAGGACACCAAGGCGGTGATGCCGGAGAGCACCTATGCCCGCATCTACCAGGAGATGATCAACTTCTGCAAGACCAACGGCGCCTTCGATCCGACCACCATGGGCACCGTGCCAAACGTCGGCCTGATGGCGCAGAAAGCCGAGGAATACGGTTCCCACGACAAGACCTTCGAGATGACCGCCGACGGCACCATGCGCGTCGTGGCCGCCGATGGCACCGTGCTGATGCAGCACGAAGTGGAAGCCGGTGACATCTGGCGCGCCTGCCAGACCAAGGACGCCCCGATCCGTGACTGGGTCAAGCTGGCCGTGACCCGCGCCCGCCTGTCCGATACCCCGGCCATCTTCTGGCTGGACCCGGAGCGCGCCCACGACCGCGAACTGCGCAAGAAGGTCGAACTGTACCTCAAGGACCACGACCTGAGCGGCCTGGACATCAGCATCGCCGGCTACAACGAAGCCATCCGCACCAGCATGGAACGCCAGCTGCGCGGCCAGGACACCATCTCGGTGACCGGCAACGTACTGCGCGACTACCTGACCGACCTGTTCCCGATCATGGAACTGGGCACCTCGGCCAAGATGCTGTCCATCGTTCCGCTGATGGCGGGCGGCGGCATGTACGAGACCGGCGCCGGCGGTTCGGCGCCCAAGCACGTGCAGCAGCTGGTGGAAGAGAACTACCTGCGCTGGGATTCCCTCGGCGAGTTCCTGGCCCTGGCCGTGTCCCTGGAAGAAACCGGTATCAAGACCGGCAACGCCAAGGCCAAGCTGCTGGGCAAGACCCTCGACGCAGCCACCGGCAAGCTGCTGGACAACAACAAGTCGCCGTCGCGCAAGGTCGGTGAAATCGACAACCGCGGCAGCCACTTCTACCTGTCCCTGTACTGGGCCCAGGCCCTGGCCGCCCAGGACGAAGACGCCGAACTGAAGGCCTACTTCGCGCCCCTGGCCAAGACCCTGACCGAGCAGGAAGCGACCATCGTCGCCGAACTGAACGGCGCCCAGGGCAAGGCCGTGGACATCGGCGGCTACTACCGTTCGAACCCCGAGCTGACCAGCCAGGTGATGCGCCCCAGCGCCACCTTCAACGCTGCGATCGACGGCCGCGCCTAA
- the icd gene encoding NADP-dependent isocitrate dehydrogenase: MGYQKIQVPAAGDKITVNADMTLNVPNNPIIPFIEGDGIGVDISPVMIKVVDAAVAKAYGNERKISWMEVYAGEKATQVYDQDTWLPKETLEAVRDYVVSIKGPLTTPVGGGIRSLNVALRQELDLYVCQRPVRWFEGVPSPVKKPGDVDMVIFRENSEDIYAGVEWKAGSPEAEKVIKFLTEEMGVKKIRFTENCGIGIKPVSLEGTKRLVRKALQYAVDNDRSSVTIVHKGNIMKFTEGAFKEWGYEVARDEFGAELLDGGPWMQFKNPNTGKNIVVKDAIADAMLQQILLRPAEYDVIATLNLNGDYLSDALAAEVGGIGIAPGANLSDTIAMFEATHGTAPKYAGQDKVNPGSVILSAEMMLRHMGWTEAADLIIKGTNGAIAAKTVTYDFERLMDGAKLLSCSEFGDALIAHM; encoded by the coding sequence ATGGGATACCAAAAGATCCAGGTGCCCGCAGCCGGTGACAAAATCACCGTCAATGCAGATATGACCCTGAACGTACCGAACAATCCGATCATTCCCTTCATCGAGGGTGACGGCATTGGTGTCGACATCAGTCCTGTCATGATCAAGGTCGTGGATGCCGCCGTCGCCAAGGCCTATGGCAACGAGCGCAAGATTTCGTGGATGGAAGTCTACGCCGGCGAGAAAGCCACCCAGGTCTACGACCAGGACACCTGGCTGCCGAAGGAAACCCTGGAAGCCGTCCGCGACTACGTCGTTTCCATCAAGGGTCCGCTGACCACCCCGGTGGGTGGCGGTATCCGTTCCCTCAACGTGGCCCTGCGCCAGGAGCTCGACCTCTACGTTTGCCAGCGCCCGGTACGCTGGTTCGAGGGTGTGCCGAGCCCGGTGAAGAAGCCCGGTGACGTCGACATGGTGATCTTCCGCGAGAACTCCGAGGACATCTACGCCGGTGTGGAGTGGAAAGCCGGCAGCCCCGAGGCTGAGAAGGTCATCAAGTTCCTCACCGAGGAAATGGGCGTCAAGAAGATCCGCTTCACCGAGAACTGCGGTATCGGCATCAAGCCGGTATCCCTCGAAGGCACCAAGCGACTGGTGCGCAAGGCCCTGCAATACGCCGTGGACAACGATCGCAGCTCCGTGACCATCGTGCACAAAGGCAACATCATGAAGTTCACCGAAGGTGCCTTCAAGGAGTGGGGCTACGAAGTTGCGCGTGACGAGTTCGGCGCCGAGTTGCTGGATGGCGGCCCGTGGATGCAGTTCAAGAACCCGAATACCGGCAAGAATATCGTCGTGAAGGACGCCATTGCCGACGCCATGCTGCAGCAGATCCTGCTGCGCCCGGCCGAGTACGACGTGATCGCCACCCTCAATCTCAACGGTGACTACCTCTCCGATGCCCTGGCGGCGGAAGTGGGTGGTATCGGTATCGCGCCGGGGGCCAACCTGTCCGACACCATTGCCATGTTCGAGGCGACCCACGGCACTGCGCCGAAGTATGCCGGCCAGGACAAGGTGAACCCGGGTTCGGTCATCCTCTCCGCCGAGATGATGTTGCGCCATATGGGCTGGACCGAAGCGGCCGACCTGATCATCAAGGGCACCAATGGCGCCATTGCCGCTAAAACCGTGACTTACGACTTCGAGCGACTGATGGACGGTGCCAAACTGTTGTCCTGCTCCGAGTTCGGCGACGCCCTCATTGCCCATATGTAA
- the cspD gene encoding cold shock domain-containing protein CspD, giving the protein MLSGKVKWFNNAKGYGFILADGRDEDLFAHYSAIQMDGYKTLKAGQPVSFDIIQGPKGLHAVNIRPVTATTEAPAAISHPQGSTVEV; this is encoded by the coding sequence ATGCTTAGCGGTAAGGTCAAGTGGTTCAACAACGCCAAAGGCTATGGATTCATTCTTGCCGATGGCCGAGATGAGGACCTGTTCGCCCACTATTCGGCCATCCAGATGGACGGCTACAAGACGCTAAAGGCTGGACAGCCGGTAAGCTTCGATATCATCCAGGGCCCGAAAGGCCTGCACGCCGTGAACATTCGACCGGTCACGGCCACCACCGAAGCACCTGCCGCAATCAGCCATCCCCAGGGCAGCACGGTAGAAGTTTAA
- the clpS gene encoding ATP-dependent Clp protease adapter ClpS, with amino-acid sequence MHASSQIRLTFNQDGPQHHEDDSTGLAVQEAKPALQAPPMYKVVMFNDDYTPMDFVVEVLEVFFGMNRELATKIMLTVHTEGRAVCGVFTRDIAETKAMQVNQYAKESQHPLLCEIEKDG; translated from the coding sequence ATGCATGCAAGCAGCCAGATTCGACTAACATTCAATCAGGATGGTCCGCAGCATCATGAGGACGACTCCACGGGCCTGGCGGTGCAGGAGGCCAAGCCGGCCTTGCAGGCGCCACCTATGTATAAGGTGGTGATGTTTAACGATGACTACACCCCTATGGATTTCGTGGTCGAGGTGCTCGAAGTGTTCTTCGGTATGAACCGGGAACTGGCCACCAAGATCATGCTGACCGTGCATACGGAAGGCCGGGCGGTTTGCGGCGTGTTCACTCGCGATATCGCTGAAACCAAGGCCATGCAGGTCAATCAATATGCAAAAGAGAGCCAGCATCCGCTGCTCTGTGAGATCGAGAAGGACGGTTAA
- the clpA gene encoding ATP-dependent Clp protease ATP-binding subunit ClpA — protein sequence MLNRELEVTLNLAFKEARAKRHEFMTVEHLLLALLDNEAAATVLRACGANMDKLRHDLQEFIDSTTPLIPQHDEDRETQPTLGFQRVLQRAVFHVQSSGKREVTGANVLVAIFSEQESQAVFLLKQQSVARIDVVNYIAHGISKVPGHGEQHDHEQEMQDEEGGEAAASGHPLDAYASNLNELARMGRIDPLVGRENEVERVAQILARRRKNNPLLVGEAGVGKTAIAEGLAKRIVDNQVPDLLADSVVYSLDLGALLAGTKYRGDFEKRFKALLNELRKRPHAILFIDEIHTIIGAGAASGGVMDASNLLKPLLSSGEIRCIGSTTFQEFRGIFEKDRALARRFQKVDVTEPSVEDTVGILRGLKARFEQHHHIEYSDEALRAAAELAARYINDRHMPDKAIDVIDEAGAYQRLQPEEKRAKRIEVAQVEDIVAKIARIPPKHVTSSDKELLRNLERDLKLTVFGQDAAIDSLSTAIKLSRAGLKSPDKPVGSFLFAGPTGVGKTEVARQLAKAMGIELIRFDMSEYMERHTVSRLIGAPPGYVGFDQGGLLTEAITKMPHCVLLLDEIEKAHPEVFNLLLQVMDHGTLTDNNGRKADFRNVIVIMTTNAGAETAARASIGFTLQDHSSDAMEVIRKSFTPEFRNRLDTIIQFGRLSHEVIKNVVDKFLTELQAQLEDKRVQLVVSDEARGWLAERGYDAQMGARPMARLIQDKIKRPLAEEILFGELAENGGVVHVDIKDEELSFEFETTAEMA from the coding sequence ATGTTGAACCGCGAGCTCGAAGTCACCCTCAATCTTGCCTTCAAGGAGGCCCGCGCCAAGCGTCACGAATTCATGACGGTAGAGCACTTGTTGCTCGCCCTGTTGGACAACGAAGCCGCCGCCACCGTGCTGCGCGCCTGTGGCGCGAACATGGACAAGCTGCGGCACGACCTGCAGGAGTTCATCGACTCCACCACGCCGCTGATCCCACAACACGACGAAGACCGTGAAACCCAGCCCACGCTCGGTTTCCAGCGCGTCCTGCAGCGAGCGGTGTTCCATGTGCAAAGCTCCGGCAAGCGTGAAGTGACCGGCGCCAACGTGCTGGTTGCCATCTTCAGCGAGCAGGAGAGCCAGGCCGTGTTCCTGCTCAAGCAGCAGAGCGTGGCGCGCATCGACGTGGTGAATTACATCGCCCACGGTATTTCCAAGGTGCCGGGCCATGGCGAGCAGCATGATCACGAGCAGGAGATGCAGGACGAGGAGGGTGGCGAGGCTGCCGCCTCCGGTCATCCGCTGGACGCCTACGCCAGCAATCTGAACGAGCTGGCGCGCATGGGGCGTATCGACCCTCTGGTCGGTCGCGAAAACGAGGTGGAGCGCGTCGCGCAGATCCTGGCGCGTCGCCGCAAGAACAACCCGCTGCTGGTGGGCGAGGCCGGTGTCGGCAAGACCGCCATCGCCGAAGGCCTGGCCAAGCGCATCGTCGACAACCAGGTCCCCGACCTGCTGGCCGACAGCGTCGTCTACTCCCTGGACCTTGGCGCGCTGCTGGCGGGAACCAAGTACCGCGGCGATTTCGAGAAGCGCTTCAAGGCGTTGCTCAACGAGTTGCGCAAGCGTCCGCACGCCATCCTGTTCATCGACGAGATCCACACCATCATCGGTGCCGGTGCGGCATCGGGCGGGGTGATGGATGCGTCCAACCTGCTCAAGCCGCTGCTTTCCTCGGGCGAGATCCGTTGCATCGGCTCGACCACCTTCCAGGAATTCCGTGGCATCTTCGAGAAGGATCGGGCCCTGGCCCGGCGCTTCCAGAAGGTCGATGTCACAGAACCTTCGGTGGAAGACACCGTGGGCATCCTCCGGGGGCTCAAGGCGCGCTTCGAGCAGCATCACCACATCGAGTACAGCGATGAGGCGCTGCGTGCCGCGGCCGAGCTGGCGGCGCGCTATATCAACGACCGCCACATGCCGGACAAGGCCATCGACGTGATCGACGAGGCGGGCGCCTACCAGCGGCTGCAGCCGGAAGAGAAGCGCGCCAAGCGCATCGAGGTGGCCCAGGTCGAGGACATCGTCGCCAAGATCGCGCGGATTCCGCCAAAGCACGTCACCAGTTCCGACAAGGAGCTGCTGCGTAACCTGGAGCGCGACCTGAAGCTGACGGTGTTCGGTCAGGACGCCGCCATCGATTCGCTGTCGACTGCGATCAAGCTGTCCCGTGCCGGCCTCAAGTCGCCGGACAAGCCGGTGGGCTCCTTCCTCTTCGCCGGCCCCACGGGCGTCGGCAAGACCGAAGTGGCGCGCCAGCTGGCCAAGGCGATGGGTATCGAGCTGATCCGCTTCGACATGTCCGAGTACATGGAGCGGCATACCGTTTCGCGCCTGATCGGTGCGCCTCCGGGCTATGTCGGTTTCGATCAGGGCGGCCTGTTGACCGAGGCCATCACCAAGATGCCGCACTGCGTGCTGCTCCTGGACGAGATCGAGAAGGCCCACCCGGAAGTCTTCAACCTGCTGCTGCAGGTGATGGACCACGGCACCCTGACCGACAACAACGGCCGCAAGGCGGACTTCCGCAATGTGATCGTGATCATGACCACCAACGCCGGCGCTGAAACGGCGGCTCGGGCTTCCATCGGCTTCACCCTGCAGGATCACTCCTCGGACGCCATGGAAGTCATCCGCAAGAGCTTCACGCCGGAATTCCGCAACCGCCTGGACACCATCATCCAGTTCGGCCGCCTGAGCCACGAAGTGATCAAGAACGTCGTGGACAAGTTCCTGACCGAGTTGCAGGCGCAGCTGGAAGACAAGCGGGTGCAGCTGGTGGTCAGCGACGAGGCGCGCGGCTGGTTGGCCGAGCGCGGCTACGACGCGCAGATGGGGGCTCGTCCCATGGCCCGCCTGATCCAGGACAAGATCAAGCGACCCCTTGCGGAAGAGATCCTGTTTGGCGAACTGGCCGAGAACGGTGGTGTGGTCCACGTCGACATCAAGGACGAGGAGCTCAGCTTCGAGTTCGAGACGACCGCGGAAATGGCCTGA